In one window of Candidatus Binatia bacterium DNA:
- a CDS encoding putative RNA pseudouridine synthase — protein MFFSVGPENEGTRLDVFVADKVPALSRRAVREAIAEGKIRLNGRRARKGLRVRQGEVVAVARELAQAQELGPNPALPVRVLFEDEFIVAVDKPAGIPSHALRPFETETVANFLIARYPEMRSLSRAGLEAGLVHRLDTDTSGVLLAARTAHVREQLRQQFRTGQVCKEYLALVLGAVAEPGAISEPLEHDPARPGRMRVARGGNGREAMTHYWPLERYTEYTLLRVTIYTGVLHQIRVHLAWAGHPIAGDADYGGTEIPLALKRQFLHAKRISLHHPVSGAPFSVESPLPDELAGVLQELRGYERQLYRAMHPRPSRRKQRNSIR, from the coding sequence GTGTTCTTTTCTGTGGGTCCGGAAAACGAAGGAACCCGGTTGGATGTGTTCGTTGCCGACAAGGTGCCAGCTTTGTCGCGGCGTGCTGTGCGCGAGGCCATTGCGGAGGGCAAGATTCGCTTGAACGGCCGAAGAGCTCGTAAAGGGCTACGCGTGCGCCAAGGCGAGGTCGTGGCGGTGGCGCGGGAACTCGCACAAGCTCAAGAGCTGGGCCCCAATCCAGCACTGCCGGTACGAGTCCTGTTCGAGGACGAGTTCATCGTGGCGGTCGACAAGCCGGCAGGAATACCGAGCCACGCGCTACGACCCTTCGAAACGGAAACGGTGGCGAACTTCCTGATTGCGCGGTACCCGGAAATGCGCAGCCTGTCGCGTGCGGGGCTGGAAGCTGGCTTGGTGCATCGTCTCGACACGGATACGTCCGGGGTGTTGCTCGCGGCGCGGACGGCGCACGTGCGAGAACAACTTCGCCAGCAATTTCGCACCGGCCAGGTGTGCAAAGAGTATTTGGCCTTGGTGCTCGGAGCTGTGGCGGAGCCAGGAGCAATCAGCGAACCGCTGGAACACGACCCTGCGCGGCCTGGTCGGATGCGTGTTGCCCGGGGCGGAAACGGCCGGGAGGCGATGACGCACTACTGGCCGTTGGAGCGCTACACGGAATACACGCTGTTGCGCGTGACCATTTATACCGGCGTGTTACACCAAATCCGCGTGCATTTGGCGTGGGCCGGACACCCGATCGCGGGAGACGCGGACTATGGTGGGACGGAGATTCCCCTCGCGCTGAAGAGGCAATTTCTGCACGCCAAGCGGATCAGCCTGCACCATCCGGTCAGTGGCGCACCATTCAGTGTCGAGTCGCCACTACCCGACGAGCTCGCTGGGGTTTTGCAGGAGCTTCGCGGTTACGAGCGCCAGTTGTACCGTGCGATGCACCCCCGGCCCAGCCGGCGAAAGCAACGCAACTCGATCCGCTAA
- the nifS gene encoding cysteine desulfurase yields the protein MDVTRWRALFPVTQHLVHLNHAGVSPISLRVRDAVERFLSRALHGDAASTEWWERESERVRSLCARLIGADPKEIAFVKNTSEGLSLVAAGLPWKAGDNVIAVDQEYPSNVYPWLALQRFGVETRLVPRRSGLVHAEDILAAADGRTRLVSVSFVDWLTGARNELESLAALCRERGWLFCVDGIQGVGAVPLNVEACGIDCLAVGGHKWLLAPEGCGFLYVSQRIVEQIQSVLHGWKSVYDENTFLPYHFEPRHDALKFEPGSPPHLGIHALGAAVELLLEVGPAAVWDQIRRITDTLIAGLQSLGAEIFSPLEEKHRSGIVVFRTGSPPEPLSERLNGRGFIVRVRNHGIRVAPHFYNSIEDIERFLDAVRAESGCTVA from the coding sequence ATGGACGTAACACGCTGGCGCGCACTGTTTCCGGTAACGCAGCATCTCGTTCACCTCAATCATGCGGGCGTGTCTCCCATTTCCTTGCGCGTGCGCGATGCCGTTGAACGGTTCCTCTCGCGCGCTTTGCACGGAGATGCGGCTAGTACCGAGTGGTGGGAGCGGGAAAGCGAACGGGTCCGCTCGCTCTGTGCCCGTCTCATTGGCGCCGACCCGAAAGAAATTGCGTTCGTCAAAAACACCTCCGAGGGCCTTTCGCTGGTCGCCGCCGGTTTACCCTGGAAAGCGGGCGACAATGTCATTGCCGTGGATCAAGAGTACCCGTCGAACGTCTACCCTTGGTTGGCCTTACAACGGTTCGGGGTGGAAACGCGTCTTGTGCCGCGCCGCTCTGGGCTCGTGCATGCAGAGGATATTTTGGCCGCCGCAGATGGGCGTACCCGGCTGGTGAGCGTGAGTTTCGTGGACTGGCTTACCGGGGCCCGCAACGAGCTGGAAAGTTTGGCGGCCCTGTGTCGCGAGCGCGGCTGGCTGTTTTGCGTGGATGGCATCCAAGGAGTGGGAGCGGTGCCATTGAACGTGGAGGCATGCGGAATCGATTGCCTCGCCGTCGGTGGCCACAAATGGCTCCTCGCGCCCGAAGGGTGCGGCTTCCTCTACGTGTCGCAGCGGATCGTGGAACAAATTCAGTCCGTGCTGCATGGTTGGAAGAGCGTTTACGACGAAAACACTTTCCTTCCGTATCACTTCGAGCCCCGCCACGATGCTCTCAAGTTCGAACCCGGGAGCCCGCCGCACCTTGGCATCCACGCACTGGGCGCAGCCGTCGAACTGCTCTTGGAAGTTGGCCCGGCGGCGGTGTGGGACCAGATTCGACGAATCACGGACACGCTCATCGCCGGCTTGCAGTCATTGGGCGCCGAGATCTTTAGCCCTCTCGAGGAAAAACATCGCTCAGGCATCGTCGTGTTTCGGACGGGTAGCCCCCCGGAACCCCTCTCGGAGCGATTGAACGGGCGCGGGTTCATCGTACGCGTGCGCAACCACGGCATCCGTGTGGCCCCGCACTTTTACAACAGCATCGAAGATATCGAGCGGTTCCTCGACGCAGTCCGGGCGGAAAGCGGCTGCACCGTCGCTTAG